GGGAGGTCCACGCGGTTCCATGGCGCGCGTTGCGGGTGGGCGCCACGCAGTCGAAGAGATCGCATCCGCGCGCGATCGCTTCCAGCAGATCGTCGGGATACCCCACCCCCATGAGGTAGCGCGGACGGCTGCCAGGCAGCTCGCCGTCCAGCAGCTCCAGGATGCGCCACATGTCTTCCTTGTTCTCCCCGACGCTGAGCCCTCCGATCCCGAAGCCGTGCCAGTCCTCAATTCCACGGGCGTCGACGGCGCAGGCACGCCGCAGATCTGCGAAGACGCCGCCCTGCAGGACCGGGAAGAGAGCCTGAGCGGACGCCTGCTCCGTGTTGGTTGCCCGAAAGCGCCGCGCGCACCGCTCCAGCCAGGCGAGGGTGCGGCGGTTGGCCCGCGCCACCGAGGCCCGACCGGCGTCGCCGGGCGGACATTCGTCGAACGCCATGATGACGTCGGCGCCCAGGGCCCGCTGGACGTCGACGACGCTCTCGGGCGTGAAGTGGTGGCGGGAGCCGTCGATGTGGCTCTGGAAGACGACGCCGTCGTCGTGGATGCGGTTGATCCGGCTCAGGGAGAAGACCTGAAACCCGCCCGAGTCGGTCAGGATGGGACCGGGCCAGCGCATGAAGGCGTGGAGGCCCCCCAGCTCGCGCACCACCTCTGCCCCCGGACGCAGGTAGAGGTGGTAGGTGTTGGCCAGCACCATGCGCGCGCCGAGGTTCCGGAGTTCCTCCGGGGTCAGCATCTTCACGTTGGCGAGGGTGCCGACGGGCATGAACGCGGGAGTCTGGATGCTCCCGTGGGGCGTGGAGAACACCCCGGCACGAGCGTGGTCGGCGCGGCCGTCGACGGCGAACGAGAAGGCCGAAGCCACGTCGTTGCTCACGCAATCGCCATCGCGTCGCCGTAGGAGTAGAACCGATACCCCTGGTCGATGGCTTCGCGATACGCGTCCATGGTGCGCTCATGGCCGGCGAAGGCGGCCACCAGCATGAGCAGGGTCGAGTGGGGCAGGTGGAAGTTGGTGATGAGGGCGTCGACGACCCGGAAGTCGAAGGGCGGGCGGATGAAGAGATCGGTCGTGCCGCCGCCCGCCCGCACCCCGCCCGTCCCGTCGGCCGCGCTCTCAAGCGTCCGCACCACCGTGGTGCCCACCGCCCACACCCGTCCCCCGCCCGCGCGCGCCGCGGCGACCCGCGCCGCAGCCTCGCGCGTGATGCGGTAGCGTTCCTCGCCGGGACCGCGCGGGTCGCCGCCGTCAGGCCCCGCCGGGCGGAAGGTCGCCACCCCCACGTGCAGAGTGACGCACGCGATGCGCACCCCGCCCGCCTCCAGCGCATCCATGAGCTCGCGGGTGAAATGGAGGCCCGCGGTGGGGGCGGCCACCGAGCCCGGCGTGCGCGCGTACACCGTCTGGTAACGCGCGCGATCCACCGGCTCGTCCGGGCGGCGCAGGTAGGGGGGGAGCGGCACGCGGCCGTAGCGCTCGAGCGCCTCCTCGACCGGCAGCGGAGTCTCGACGCGCACGATGCGGCCGTGGTCGGGGGTCGAGTCGACGATGTGGACCACCAGGTCGGGGGCGACCTCCACCGTGCGCCCGGGCTTGAGCTTGCCGCCGGGCCGCACCAGCGCCTCCCACATGTGGCCGCCGGCGGGGCGCCCGCGCCCATCGTTGCCACCCGCGACCGATGGGCGCTCCTCCCCCAGCGGCCGCAGCAGGAACACCTCGGCGCGCGCGCCCGTCGGCTTGGCTCCCAGCAGGCGCACGGGGAGCACCCGCGACTCGTTCACCACCAGGACGTCGCCGGCCCGCATCAGGCCGGGAAGGTCGCGGAACACCCGATGCTCGAAGGGTCCCCCGGAGCCGGGCGCGACCAGCAGGCGGCTCCGGTCGCGCCGCGCTGCCGGGTAGCGCGCGATGCGGTCTTCGGGGAGGTGATAGCCGAAGTCCCGGGTGGCGTCGCGTCCGGCCTTCATGACCGGAAGAGCGACGACTGGCCGTCTCCGCCCGGTCCGGCGTCCGAGCGCCCCTCCTTCCCGGTCGATGGATGGCCGAACCGCCGGTGGGCGCGCTCCGTGGTCTTGCGCCCGCGCGGGGTGCGCTCCAGAAAGCCGTTCTGGATCAGAAACGGCTCGTAGACCTCCTCCAGGGTTCCCTCGTCCTCGCTCAGCGCCACCGCCAGCGAAGCCAGCCCCACCGGGCCCCCGCCGAACTTCTCGATGATGGTGCGCAGCACGCGCGCATCCATCTCGTCCATCCCGTACTCGTCCACCTCGAGCAGCCGGAGCCCCGCGCGCGCGACCTCGCCGCTGATCACGCTGTCGGCGCGCACCTCGGCGTAGTCGCGCAGCCGCCGCAGCAGCCGGTTGGCCACCCGGGGGGTGCCCCGAGCGCGACGCGCCAGCTCGAAGGTGCCCTCTTCCGTCGTATCCACCCCCAGGATGTCCGCGCTCCGCTGAACCACCCGGGTCAGCTCCTCGGGCCCGTAGAAGTCGAGCCGCTCGACCATCCCGAAACGCGCGCGCATCGGTTCCGTGAGCAGCCCGAAGCGGGTCGTGGCGCCCACCAGGGTGAAGCGCTCGATCTGCATGGTGACGGTGCGCGCGGCCGGTCCGTCGGAGAGCCGGATCTCGACGCGGAAATCCTCCATGGCGGGGTAGAGGAATTCCTCGACGATGGGCCGCAGCCGATGGATCTCGTCGATGAAGAGGATGTCCCGGGCGTTCAGGTTGGTGAGGATGCTCACCAGGTCTCCGGGCTTCTCCAGCACCGGCCCGGAGGTCAACTTGACGCCGACCCCCATCTCGGAGGCGAGCAGGAGCGCCAGGGTGGTCTTGCCGAGCCCGGGAGGACCATGGAAGAGCAGGTGGTCGAGCGCGTCGCCCCGCTTGCGGGCCGCCGCGATCGCGATGGAGAGCGTTTCCCGGACCTTCGCCTGACCGATGAACTCCGCCAGGCTGGCCGGGCGGAGGGACAGCTCCGCACCACCCTCCCCGGAGAGCTC
This genomic stretch from Gammaproteobacteria bacterium harbors:
- the ruvB gene encoding Holliday junction branch migration DNA helicase RuvB yields the protein MTDRYDVTTPRELSGEGGAELSLRPASLAEFIGQAKVRETLSIAIAAARKRGDALDHLLFHGPPGLGKTTLALLLASEMGVGVKLTSGPVLEKPGDLVSILTNLNARDILFIDEIHRLRPIVEEFLYPAMEDFRVEIRLSDGPAARTVTMQIERFTLVGATTRFGLLTEPMRARFGMVERLDFYGPEELTRVVQRSADILGVDTTEEGTFELARRARGTPRVANRLLRRLRDYAEVRADSVISGEVARAGLRLLEVDEYGMDEMDARVLRTIIEKFGGGPVGLASLAVALSEDEGTLEEVYEPFLIQNGFLERTPRGRKTTERAHRRFGHPSTGKEGRSDAGPGGDGQSSLFRS
- the queA gene encoding tRNA preQ1(34) S-adenosylmethionine ribosyltransferase-isomerase QueA, with translation MKAGRDATRDFGYHLPEDRIARYPAARRDRSRLLVAPGSGGPFEHRVFRDLPGLMRAGDVLVVNESRVLPVRLLGAKPTGARAEVFLLRPLGEERPSVAGGNDGRGRPAGGHMWEALVRPGGKLKPGRTVEVAPDLVVHIVDSTPDHGRIVRVETPLPVEEALERYGRVPLPPYLRRPDEPVDRARYQTVYARTPGSVAAPTAGLHFTRELMDALEAGGVRIACVTLHVGVATFRPAGPDGGDPRGPGEERYRITREAAARVAAARAGGGRVWAVGTTVVRTLESAADGTGGVRAGGGTTDLFIRPPFDFRVVDALITNFHLPHSTLLMLVAAFAGHERTMDAYREAIDQGYRFYSYGDAMAIA
- the tgt gene encoding tRNA guanosine(34) transglycosylase Tgt, coding for MSNDVASAFSFAVDGRADHARAGVFSTPHGSIQTPAFMPVGTLANVKMLTPEELRNLGARMVLANTYHLYLRPGAEVVRELGGLHAFMRWPGPILTDSGGFQVFSLSRINRIHDDGVVFQSHIDGSRHHFTPESVVDVQRALGADVIMAFDECPPGDAGRASVARANRRTLAWLERCARRFRATNTEQASAQALFPVLQGGVFADLRRACAVDARGIEDWHGFGIGGLSVGENKEDMWRILELLDGELPGSRPRYLMGVGYPDDLLEAIARGCDLFDCVAPTRNARHGTAWTSREGQVNMKGARFRTDTDPLDPACTCYTCRRFDRAYLRHLLVAGEGLAQRLISIHNLSFLVQLASEARRRIIDGSFPLWRAEWLLRYRRARTKK